A window from Centropristis striata isolate RG_2023a ecotype Rhode Island chromosome 2, C.striata_1.0, whole genome shotgun sequence encodes these proteins:
- the sdhaf2 gene encoding succinate dehydrogenase assembly factor 2, mitochondrial, with protein sequence MLASVVAKRLVSGLCQAAWRPAATGLVSSRGYRGESPDDTRGDLIEIPLPPWEARPDEPTHIKKRRLLYESRKRGMLENCILLSLFAKQYLNTMSEKQLLQYDRLINEPSNDWDIYYWATEAQPVPDVYQGEVMDMLKEFTKNHNHEQRFDAPSLEYLEKENQ encoded by the exons ATGCTGGCTTCTGTGGTGGCGAAAAGA CTGGTGAGCGGTCTGTGCCAGGCAGCGTGGAGACCAGCAGCCACGGGTCTGGTGTCATCTCGTGGTTATCGTGGAGAATCGCCAGATGACACCAGGGGAGACCTGATCGAGATCCCTCTGCCCCCTTGGGAGGCGCGGCCCGACGAGCCCACTCACATCAAGAAGCGACGGCTGCTGTACGAGAGCCGCAAGAGGGGCATGTTGGAGAACTGCATCCTGCTCAg CCTTTTTGCAAAGCAGTACCTGAACACAATGAGTgagaagcagctgctgcagtaCGACAGACTGATTAATGAACCCAGCAACGACTGGGACATCTACTACTGGGCAACAG AGGCTCAGCCCGTTCCTGACGTGTACCAAGGAGAGGTCATGGATATGCTGAAGGAGTTCACAAAGAACCACAACCATGAACAGAGGTTTGATGCACCCAGCCTGGAGTACCTGGAAAAGGAAAACCAATGA